From a region of the uncultured Desulfatiglans sp. genome:
- the carA gene encoding carbamoyl phosphate synthetase small subunit, glutamine amidotransferase (Evidence 2a : Function from experimental evidences in other organisms; PubMedId : 10029528, 10089390, 10428826, 10587438, 1334233, 6308632, 6330744, 6377309, 9174345, 9298646, 9636022; Product type e : enzyme) translates to MVPRHPPGALRMKALLALEDGTLFPGRSFTGPAEAVGEVVFNTSMSGYQEVLTDPSYCGQMVAMTYPLMGNYGINDEDVESDRIQVRAFLVREYQPYPSNWRSRRSLADYLTAAGIPGLEGIDTRALTRHLRVSGAMRGALSTSDLDPHSLVEKARQAPDMLGLDLVREVTCRRPMLWTEGNPSPIEGGLDGFRWPERPGTWSVVAMDFGVKYNILRSLAQRGCTILMVPADTPGALIDRLDPDGLFLSNGPGDPAAVTYGIASIRDQLGKRPIFGICLGHQLIGLALGGASFKLKFGHRGGNQPVQDLTTGKVEITSQNHGFCVDMGSLAEKDVEVTHVNLNDGTLEGLVHKRIPLFSVQYHPEASPGPHDAAYLFDRFIALMERHRNPKLQP, encoded by the coding sequence ATGGTCCCGCGGCATCCGCCCGGCGCGTTGCGTATGAAAGCATTGCTTGCACTTGAAGACGGCACCCTTTTTCCCGGCCGGTCCTTTACCGGCCCCGCCGAGGCGGTGGGCGAGGTGGTATTCAACACCAGCATGTCCGGCTACCAGGAGGTGCTCACGGACCCGTCCTACTGCGGACAGATGGTCGCCATGACCTATCCGCTCATGGGGAACTACGGCATCAACGACGAGGACGTGGAATCGGACCGGATCCAGGTGCGGGCCTTCCTGGTGCGGGAATACCAGCCCTACCCCAGCAACTGGCGTTCCCGGAGGAGCCTGGCGGACTATCTCACCGCCGCCGGGATCCCCGGCCTCGAGGGCATCGACACGCGGGCCCTCACCCGCCATCTGCGCGTCTCAGGCGCCATGCGGGGAGCGCTTTCGACCTCCGATCTTGACCCGCATTCCCTGGTCGAAAAGGCGCGGCAGGCCCCCGACATGCTCGGCCTCGATCTGGTGCGCGAGGTCACGTGCCGGCGTCCCATGCTCTGGACCGAGGGGAACCCCTCACCCATCGAGGGCGGACTCGATGGCTTCCGGTGGCCGGAACGCCCCGGCACCTGGAGCGTCGTGGCGATGGATTTCGGCGTGAAGTACAACATCCTCCGCTCCCTCGCGCAGCGCGGCTGCACGATCCTGATGGTGCCCGCGGACACGCCTGGCGCGCTGATCGACCGGCTCGACCCGGACGGCCTTTTCCTCAGCAACGGACCGGGCGACCCGGCGGCCGTCACTTACGGCATCGCCTCCATCCGGGACCAGCTCGGCAAGCGTCCGATCTTCGGCATCTGCCTCGGCCACCAGCTCATCGGTCTCGCCCTCGGCGGGGCTTCGTTCAAGCTCAAGTTCGGGCACCGCGGCGGCAATCAGCCCGTCCAGGACCTGACGACGGGCAAGGTCGAGATCACCTCCCAGAACCACGGGTTCTGCGTCGACATGGGATCGCTCGCCGAAAAGGACGTGGAAGTGACCCACGTCAACCTGAACGACGGCACCCTGGAAGGCCTCGTCCACAAGCGGATTCCGCTCTTCTCGGTACAGTACCACCCCGAGGCCTCCCCGGGGCCCCATGACGCCGCGTATCTTTTCGACCGCTTCATCGCCCTCATGGAGCGCCACCGCAACCCCAAGCTGCAGCCCTGA
- the carB gene encoding carbamoyl-phosphate synthase large subunit (Evidence 2a : Function from experimental evidences in other organisms; PubMedId : 10029528, 10089390, 10587438, 6308632, 6330744, 6377309, 9174345, 9636022; Product type e : enzyme), with protein MPKRTDIQKILIIGSGPIVIGQACEFDYSGTQACKALKEEGYEVVLINSNPATIMTDPETAHRTYIEPITPEMVVQILERERPQAILPTLGGQTGLNTAVKVAETGALERLGVEMIGASLPVILKAEDREQFRDAMERIGLRVPRSDIVRNMEQARTAAARIGYPLIIRASFTLGGIGSGIAYNQEEMEALASSGLAASMITEIIMEESLIGWKEFELEVMRDFKDNVVIICSIENLDPMGVHTGDSITVAPAQTLTDREYQAMRDAAIRIIREIGVETGGSNIQFAVHPRTGEMVVIEMNPRVSRSSALASKATGFPIAKIAAKLAVGYTLDEIPNDITRETRASFEPTIDYCVVKIPRWTFEKFPGSRDLLTTSMKSVGETMAIGRTFKEALQKAVRSLEIGRAGFGADNPRSLDPPPDPHEVEERLIHPNSQRLFYIREAFRLGMDLERIHALTRIDPWFLFHLEQIFAAETRIHTLAGAGERLEDWNAEELKEIKACGFSDRQLALLHGTTEEAVRTVRFAKGVEPVYKLVDTCAAEFEAYTPYFYSTYEQENEIRRSDRRKVMILGGGPNRIGQGIEFDYCCVQASMALRELGIESIMVNSNPETVSTDYDTSDKLYFEPLTTEDVLHLVRQEQPEGVIVQFGGQTPLNISVPLAEAGVSILGTSPDSIDRAEDRERFQALLRKLGILQPENGIAVTPEQAVQVARAIGFPVVVRPSFVLGGRAMEIVYDEQDLLYYMTSAVDVSPGKPILIDRFLEDATEIDVDALSDGQDTLIGGIMEHIEEAGIHSGDSACVLPPMSLPPAVVDELKRHTCALARELGVVGLMNIQYAVKDGVVYVLEVNPRASRTVPFVSKATGVPLARLATRVIMGAALKDLGLMEEAAPAHVSCKESVFPFSRFPDVDTVLGPEMKSTGEVMGIDATFGRAFAKSQLAAGQRLPVEGRVFVSVRDSDKRDTLIRTARLLAGLGFEILATHGTSRFLEGHGIANTPVNKVREGRPHILDMIKNREIALVXNTTSSKKAVSESSAIRRAALALDLPYTTTLAGAKATALAIEAMAQGDLTVKTIQEYHTQP; from the coding sequence ATGCCAAAGCGAACAGACATCCAGAAGATCCTCATCATCGGGTCGGGCCCCATCGTCATCGGNCAGGCCTGCGAGTTCGACTACTCGGGCACCCAGGCCTGCAAGGCCCTGAAAGAGGAAGGCTACGAGGTGGTGCTGATCAACAGCAACCCCGCCACCATCATGACCGACCCCGAGACGGCCCACCGCACCTACATCGAGCCCATCACCCCCGAGATGGTCGTCCAGATCCTCGAAAGGGAAAGGCCCCAGGCCATCCTGCCGACCCTCGGCGGGCAGACGGGCCTGAACACCGCCGTCAAGGTGGCCGAAACGGGGGCCCTCGAAAGGCTCGGGGTGGAGATGATCGGGGCCTCGCTCCCCGTCATTCTGAAGGCCGAAGACCGGGAGCAGTTCCGCGACGCCATGGAACGGATCGGCCTGCGGGTTCCCCGGAGCGACATCGTCCGCAACATGGAACAGGCCCGCACCGCCGCCGCCCGGATCGGCTACCCGCTCATCATCCGGGCCAGCTTCACGCTGGGCGGGATCGGGAGCGGCATCGCCTACAACCAGGAGGAGATGGAAGCCCTCGCCTCGTCCGGGCTTGCCGCCAGCATGATCACTGAGATCATCATGGAGGAGTCCCTCATCGGCTGGAAGGAGTTCGAGCTCGAGGTGATGCGGGATTTCAAGGACAACGTGGTGATCATCTGCTCCATCGAAAACCTCGACCCCATGGGGGTGCACACGGGCGACAGCATCACCGTGGCCCCTGCGCAGACCCTGACGGACCGCGAATACCAGGCGATGCGCGATGCGGCGATCCGCATCATCCGCGAGATCGGGGTCGAGACCGGCGGATCCAACATCCAGTTCGCCGTGCACCCCCGGACCGGCGAGATGGTGGTGATCGAAATGAACCCGCGCGTTTCGCGCAGCTCCGCCCTCGCCTCCAAGGCGACCGGCTTCCCCATCGCCAAGATCGCCGCGAAGCTCGCCGTCGGGTACACCCTGGACGAGATCCCCAACGACATCACGCGCGAGACCCGCGCCTCCTTCGAGCCCACCATCGACTACTGCGTCGTCAAGATCCCGCGCTGGACCTTCGAGAAATTCCCCGGGTCCCGGGATCTCCTGACCACCTCGATGAAATCGGTGGGGGAGACCATGGCCATCGGCCGGACCTTCAAGGAGGCGCTGCAGAAGGCCGTCCGCTCGCTCGAGATCGGGCGTGCCGGCTTCGGGGCGGACAACCCCCGAAGCCTGGATCCGCCCCCGGACCCGCACGAGGTGGAGGAAAGGCTGATCCATCCGAACTCGCAACGCCTCTTCTATATCCGCGAGGCCTTCCGCCTGGGGATGGACCTCGAACGAATCCACGCGTTGACACGTATCGACCCCTGGTTCCTCTTTCACCTGGAGCAGATCTTCGCCGCGGAGACCCGGATCCACACGCTGGCCGGGGCCGGTGAACGGCTCGAGGACTGGAATGCCGAAGAGCTCAAGGAGATCAAGGCCTGCGGCTTCTCGGACCGGCAGCTCGCCCTCCTCCACGGGACCACCGAAGAGGCCGTCCGGACCGTGCGCTTCGCCAAAGGGGTGGAGCCGGTCTACAAGCTGGTCGACACCTGCGCGGCGGAGTTCGAGGCCTACACACCCTACTTCTACTCCACCTACGAGCAGGAAAACGAGATCCGCCGCTCGGACCGGCGGAAGGTCATGATCCTCGGCGGCGGGCCGAACCGGATCGGCCAGGGGATCGAGTTCGACTACTGCTGTGTGCAGGCCTCGATGGCGCTCCGGGAACTCGGGATCGAGAGCATCATGGTGAACAGCAACCCCGAAACCGTGAGCACCGACTACGACACCTCGGACAAGCTCTATTTCGAGCCGCTGACGACGGAAGACGTCCTCCACCTGGTGCGCCAGGAGCAGCCCGAAGGGGTCATCGTCCAGTTCGGGGGTCAAACCCCCCTCAACATCTCCGTGCCCTTGGCCGAGGCCGGCGTATCCATCCTCGGGACGTCCCCCGACAGCATCGACCGCGCCGAGGACCGGGAGCGCTTCCAGGCGCTTCTCCGCAAGCTCGGCATCCTCCAGCCCGAAAACGGGATCGCCGTCACCCCGGAGCAGGCCGTTCAGGTCGCCCGCGCCATCGGCTTTCCCGTTGTGGTGCGCCCCTCGTTCGTCCTCGGCGGCCGGGCGATGGAGATCGTCTACGACGAACAGGATCTCCTCTACTACATGACCTCGGCTGTGGATGTCTCGCCCGGGAAGCCCATCCTGATCGACCGCTTCCTCGAAGACGCCACCGAGATCGACGTGGACGCCCTGTCGGACGGACAGGACACCCTGATCGGCGGGATCATGGAGCACATCGAGGAGGCCGGGATCCACAGCGGGGACAGCGCCTGCGTGCTGCCGCCCATGTCCCTCCCGCCCGCCGTCGTCGACGAACTGAAGCGGCACACCTGCGCCCTCGCAAGGGAACTCGGGGTGGTAGGCCTCATGAACATCCAATACGCAGTGAAGGACGGAGTCGTCTACGTGCTCGAAGTGAATCCGCGCGCCTCCCGCACCGTGCCCTTCGTCAGCAAGGCCACCGGTGTGCCGCTTGCGCGGCTCGCCACCAGGGTGATCATGGGAGCCGCGCTGAAGGATCTCGGGTTGATGGAAGAGGCCGCTCCCGCGCACGTCTCCTGCAAGGAATCGGTCTTTCCCTTCTCACGCTTCCCCGACGTGGACACCGTGCTCGGGCCGGAGATGAAATCGACGGGCGAGGTGATGGGCATCGACGCGACCTTCGGGCGCGCCTTCGCGAAGTCCCAACTGGCCGCCGGTCAGCGGCTGCCGGTTGAGGGCAGGGTCTTTGTGAGCGTCCGCGATTCGGACAAACGCGACACCCTGATCAGAACAGCCCGTCTGCTGGCCGGGCTTGGCTTCGAGATCCTGGCCACGCATGGAACATCCCGTTTTCTGGAAGGGCACGGCATCGCCAACACCCCGGTCAACAAGGTCCGTGAAGGACGGCCGCACATCCTCGACATGATCAAGAACAGGGAGATCGCCCTGGTGNTCAACACCACCAGCAGCAAAAAGGCCGTTTCGGAATCCTCGGCCATCCGGCGGGCGGCCCTCGCCCTCGACCTCCCGTACACGACGACCCTCGCGGGCGCGAAGGCGACCGCGCTCGCCATCGAGGCCATGGCCCAGGGGGATCTGACGGTGAAGACCATCCAGGAGTACCACACCCAACCTTAA
- the purF gene encoding Amidophosphoribosyltransferase, with protein MPNDTRDTLKPCADALCLRPHLLEDRPHDECGIFAVYNHEDAAKLTYFGLYALQHRGQESAGIVTSDGRRVQEHKAMGLVPDIFDEPILNRLKGHMALGHVRYSTTGSSLLVNAQPFRVQFSGHSLAIAHNGNLVNARQIRSELEDQGSIFQTSMDSEVVLHLVAKNLRDGLEKALTETMQRVRGAYSMVLMTEDSLVAVRDPNGFRPLCLGKVNSSYVITSESCALDLIEAEFIREIAPGEILIIDANGLRSIPAAVSCPKSQCIFEMIYFARPDSTIFGQNVYLFRKRQGELLAEEFPRDVDFVMPFPDSGNYAALGYAQASGLPLEMGVIRNHYVGRTFIQPSQSMRDFGVKVKLNPVKEMLKGKRVLIIEDSIIRGTTARTRIQTLRKIGAREVHMLVSCPPHRFPCHYGIDFTTRGELIAAENSVDEIRDYIGLDSLGYLHIENLVRATVIPRSELCLACFDGCYPVPIDEHFSKTCME; from the coding sequence GTGCCGAACGACACCCGAGATACGTTGAAGCCCTGCGCGGACGCCCTCTGCCTGCGGCCCCACCTCCTTGAAGACCGGCCGCACGACGAGTGCGGCATCTTTGCCGTTTACAACCATGAGGATGCCGCCAAGCTGACCTACTTCGGCCTCTACGCCCTGCAGCACCGCGGGCAGGAGAGCGCCGGGATCGTCACCTCCGACGGCCGGCGCGTCCAGGAGCACAAGGCCATGGGGCTCGTCCCCGACATCTTCGACGAGCCGATCCTCAACCGCCTCAAGGGGCACATGGCGCTCGGGCACGTGCGCTACTCCACGACCGGCTCCTCACTTCTCGTCAACGCGCAGCCCTTCCGCGTCCAGTTCTCGGGCCATTCCCTCGCCATCGCCCACAACGGCAATCTCGTCAACGCCAGGCAGATCCGCTCGGAGCTCGAAGATCAGGGCTCCATCTTCCAGACCAGCATGGACAGCGAGGTGGTCCTCCATCTGGTCGCCAAAAACCTGCGCGACGGCCTCGAAAAGGCCCTCACCGAGACCATGCAGCGGGTCAGGGGCGCCTATTCGATGGTTCTCATGACGGAGGACAGCCTCGTGGCGGTCAGGGATCCCAACGGATTCCGGCCGCTCTGCCTCGGAAAGGTCAACTCGAGCTACGTCATCACCTCGGAGAGCTGCGCCCTGGACCTGATCGAGGCCGAATTCATCCGGGAGATCGCCCCGGGGGAGATCCTCATCATCGACGCGAACGGGCTCCGGAGCATCCCCGCGGCCGTCTCCTGCCCCAAAAGCCAGTGCATCTTCGAAATGATCTACTTCGCGCGGCCCGACAGCACGATCTTCGGACAGAACGTCTACCTCTTCCGCAAGCGGCAGGGAGAGCTGCTGGCGGAGGAGTTCCCGCGCGACGTCGACTTCGTCATGCCCTTTCCAGACTCGGGCAATTACGCCGCCCTCGGCTATGCGCAGGCCTCGGGCCTCCCACTCGAGATGGGCGTCATCCGGAACCATTACGTCGGCCGGACCTTCATCCAGCCCTCTCAGAGCATGCGCGACTTCGGGGTCAAGGTCAAACTGAACCCGGTGAAAGAGATGCTCAAGGGCAAGCGGGTTCTGATCATCGAGGATTCCATCATCCGCGGCACGACGGCCCGCACCCGCATCCAGACGCTTCGCAAGATCGGGGCCCGCGAGGTGCACATGCTGGTCAGCTGCCCCCCGCACCGCTTCCCCTGCCACTACGGAATCGATTTCACGACCCGTGGCGAGTTGATCGCCGCCGAGAATTCGGTCGATGAAATCCGGGACTATATCGGCCTCGACAGCCTCGGCTACCTCCACATCGAAAACCTTGTCCGGGCCACCGTCATCCCGCGGTCCGAACTCTGTCTGGCCTGCTTCGACGGCTGCTACCCGGTCCCCATCGACGAGCACTTCTCGAAGACCTGCATGGAGTAA
- the phoB gene encoding DNA-binding response regulator in two-component regulatory system with PhoR (or CreC) (Evidence 2a : Function from experimental evidences in other organisms; Product type r : regulator), with protein sequence MPTQQILVVDDEADILELVRFNLSRESFQITCAETGEDALKLVKANPPDLLLLDLMLPGIDGLEVARLIKYDPKIRHIPIIMLTAKGEETDVVTGLELGADDYVTKPFSPRVLTARVKAVLRRKTPPEPDPEGVLRIHDLVIHPGRHEVLLNGEPLQLTFSEFEILNYLARRPGWVFTRAQIVDAVRGDDYPVTDRSVDVQIVGLRKKLGGAGHYIETVRGVGYRFKE encoded by the coding sequence ATGCCGACACAACAGATCCTCGTTGTCGATGATGAAGCGGACATCCTGGAACTGGTTCGTTTCAATCTTTCCAGGGAAAGCTTCCAAATCACCTGTGCCGAGACCGGGGAAGACGCCCTGAAACTGGTCAAGGCAAACCCGCCGGACCTCCTCCTGCTCGATCTGATGCTCCCGGGGATCGACGGGCTGGAGGTCGCCCGCCTCATCAAATATGATCCGAAGATCCGGCACATCCCGATCATCATGCTGACCGCCAAGGGGGAGGAGACGGATGTCGTCACCGGACTCGAACTGGGGGCGGACGACTATGTGACCAAACCGTTCAGCCCGCGCGTGCTGACCGCCCGGGTCAAGGCCGTGCTCCGTCGCAAAACCCCGCCTGAACCCGATCCCGAAGGGGTGCTGCGCATCCACGACCTCGTCATCCACCCCGGGCGGCATGAGGTCCTCCTGAACGGCGAACCGCTGCAGCTGACCTTCAGCGAATTCGAGATCCTGAATTATCTGGCCCGGAGGCCCGGATGGGTCTTTACACGCGCACAGATCGTCGATGCAGTTCGCGGAGACGACTACCCGGTTACGGACCGGTCGGTCGACGTCCAAATCGTCGGCCTTCGGAAAAAGCTCGGGGGCGCAGGACACTACATCGAAACGGTGCGCGGCGTCGGTTACCGCTTCAAGGAATAG
- a CDS encoding PAS/PAC sensor signal transduction histidine kinase: MTKRRRLIWQLYPSYLLITLLAIMASAWFATHLLTGFIFDQALQDLGIRAGMVSPQILQHLDPLNEAAVDQFCKATGRMSTTRLTVLLADGRVIGDSREDPGKMDNHLDRPEIKQAAVTGFGHIQRFSRTTDYHFLYAALPLFKEGRMMGFVRAATPIDHIKETVRKAKVRMVEGGVLTAVLAALLAFLVSRRIVRPVNILREWAEGLSAGDAPSRPPVEKGGTEIASLAEAIYGMAVELRGQILAATQQRNEMEAILASMADGVIALDMDERILTLNAAAGVMLGWTPQDARGRSLQEVARYPGLQRFARDTIDHREPIEQELVLAGNTQRFLKAGSSILRDGEGLQIGVLIVLNDVTRLRQLENVRRDFVANVSHELRTPLTAIKGFVETLKEGALTEPENAQRFLGIIEKHVARLEAIIKDLLSLSRIEKETENGEIRLTRERLLDVIQTAVQVCAEPARLKEIRLSIRCPADLEVGMDPLRLEQAIVNLLDNAIKYSDPGKEVRIDARTTPEGVELRISDQGYGIPKEHLSRIFERFYRVDKARSRQEGGTGLGLAIVKHIVQAHGGRLEVESTPGKGSTFNIVLKEPPLAARTG, encoded by the coding sequence ATGACGAAAAGAAGGCGGCTCATCTGGCAGCTCTACCCTTCCTATCTTCTCATCACCCTCCTCGCTATCATGGCCTCCGCCTGGTTCGCCACGCACCTGCTCACCGGTTTCATCTTCGACCAAGCCCTCCAGGACCTCGGCATCCGCGCCGGCATGGTCTCTCCCCAGATCCTGCAACACCTCGATCCGCTCAACGAAGCAGCAGTCGATCAGTTCTGCAAGGCCACCGGACGGATGAGTACCACCCGGCTGACGGTCCTCTTGGCCGACGGCCGGGTCATCGGCGACTCCCGTGAAGATCCGGGCAAAATGGACAACCATCTCGACCGGCCCGAGATCAAACAGGCAGCCGTCACAGGGTTCGGTCACATCCAGCGCTTCAGCCGCACAACGGATTACCATTTTCTGTATGCAGCCCTGCCCCTTTTCAAGGAAGGCCGCATGATGGGTTTCGTGCGGGCCGCCACCCCGATCGATCACATCAAGGAAACGGTCCGGAAAGCGAAGGTGCGAATGGTCGAGGGCGGCGTACTGACGGCGGTTCTCGCTGCCCTTCTGGCCTTTCTGGTCTCGCGCCGGATCGTGCGCCCCGTGAACATTCTCAGGGAGTGGGCCGAAGGACTTTCGGCCGGAGACGCCCCATCGAGGCCCCCTGTTGAAAAGGGTGGAACAGAAATCGCTTCCCTGGCCGAAGCGATCTACGGGATGGCCGTGGAACTCCGCGGCCAGATCCTTGCGGCCACCCAGCAGCGCAACGAAATGGAGGCGATCCTGGCCAGCATGGCAGACGGTGTGATCGCACTCGATATGGACGAACGGATCCTTACCCTGAACGCTGCGGCGGGGGTCATGCTGGGATGGACCCCGCAGGACGCACGCGGACGCAGCCTTCAGGAGGTGGCCCGCTACCCGGGCCTGCAGCGGTTCGCGAGGGACACCATCGACCACCGCGAACCCATCGAACAGGAACTGGTCCTGGCCGGCAATACCCAGCGCTTTCTGAAAGCCGGCAGTTCGATCCTCCGCGACGGGGAGGGCCTGCAAATAGGCGTCCTCATCGTCCTGAACGATGTGACCCGGCTGCGCCAGTTGGAGAATGTGCGTCGGGATTTCGTCGCCAATGTCTCCCATGAGCTCAGAACCCCCTTGACGGCGATCAAAGGATTCGTGGAAACCCTGAAGGAAGGCGCCCTCACGGAGCCGGAAAACGCGCAGAGGTTCCTCGGGATCATCGAGAAGCACGTGGCCCGTCTCGAGGCCATCATCAAGGACCTGCTGAGCCTGTCGCGGATCGAAAAAGAGACGGAAAACGGGGAGATTCGTCTGACCAGAGAGCGGCTGCTCGACGTCATTCAGACGGCCGTGCAGGTCTGCGCGGAACCCGCCCGGCTGAAGGAGATCCGGTTGAGCATCCGCTGCCCGGCGGATCTCGAGGTCGGCATGGACCCCCTGAGGCTCGAGCAGGCCATCGTCAATCTCCTGGACAATGCCATCAAATACAGCGACCCGGGCAAAGAGGTGCGGATCGATGCCCGCACGACACCCGAGGGTGTCGAACTCCGAATCAGCGACCAAGGCTACGGCATCCCGAAGGAACACCTCTCGCGCATCTTCGAACGCTTCTACCGCGTCGATAAGGCACGCAGCAGGCAGGAGGGGGGAACGGGACTGGGCCTGGCCATCGTGAAGCACATCGTCCAGGCCCACGGCGGCCGATTGGAGGTCGAAAGCACCCCGGGCAAAGGCAGCACCTTCAACATCGTCCTCAAAGAACCCCCGCTCGCCGCCCGCACCGGGTGA
- the arsC gene encoding Protein ArsC, whose translation MDLERKTILFVCTHNSARSQMAEALVNHLYGDRYQAFSAGTEPTEVHPIARRAMSELGMDISRQQSKSIDRFLGQDFEWVVTLCDHAHESCPVFPAGYKRVHKGFRDPAAAEGDDEERLEAFRMVRDELKEWFEKTVLRTDE comes from the coding sequence ATGGATTTGGAACGGAAGACCATCCTGTTCGTTTGTACGCACAACTCCGCCCGATCGCAAATGGCCGAGGCGCTCGTCAACCATCTTTACGGTGACCGCTATCAGGCCTTCAGCGCCGGCACCGAACCGACGGAGGTCCACCCGATCGCCCGCCGAGCCATGTCAGAACTCGGGATGGATATCAGCCGGCAGCAATCGAAATCGATCGACCGTTTCCTGGGCCAGGATTTCGAATGGGTCGTCACCCTTTGCGACCATGCGCACGAGTCGTGCCCGGTCTTCCCGGCCGGTTACAAGCGGGTCCACAAGGGCTTCAGGGACCCGGCCGCCGCCGAAGGCGACGACGAGGAAAGGCTCGAGGCCTTCAGGATGGTGCGGGACGAACTCAAGGAATGGTTCGAAAAGACGGTCCTGCGGACCGATGAATGA
- a CDS encoding Aminotransferase, class V: protein MAIREEFPVTRSYTYLNHAAVSPMPRRVAAGLTRLNEDRVHHGIVMFPEWMKRIGEVRGLLARLIGAEDQEIAFVGNTSEGLSAVAGGIDWQAGDAVLVSRPDFPSNIYPWLDLERKGVQVVFVERRRGIVDPGDVRRALRKGARLLAVSSVDFLTGGASDLQALGGLCREEGLLFCVDAIQSLGVLPIDVRSSGIHFLAAGGHKWLLGPLGCGMLYVDQEAVRRLHPTQIGWRSVENEEDFFNIRYELKSGAAKLEPGTPNVSGIYALGSAVELLLEAGIDAVRRRIFHLNDLLAAGLSQRGLEIVTPMSPLERSGILTFRPRGDAPPLFKAMLKERVLVSERGGLIRLSPHFYNDEADAARFFEVLDRLS, encoded by the coding sequence ATGGCGATCAGAGAAGAATTTCCGGTCACCCGCTCCTACACCTACCTGAACCACGCCGCCGTCTCGCCGATGCCGCGGCGCGTGGCGGCGGGGCTGACCCGCCTGAACGAAGACAGGGTGCACCACGGAATTGTCATGTTCCCGGAGTGGATGAAGCGAATCGGCGAGGTCCGCGGGCTCCTGGCGCGGCTGATCGGTGCGGAGGATCAGGAAATCGCCTTTGTCGGCAACACCTCCGAGGGGCTGAGCGCGGTCGCGGGGGGGATCGACTGGCAGGCGGGCGACGCGGTCCTGGTGTCACGCCCTGATTTCCCGTCCAACATCTACCCCTGGCTCGATCTCGAGAGGAAGGGGGTCCAGGTGGTCTTCGTGGAGCGCCGAAGGGGGATCGTGGACCCGGGAGATGTCCGCAGGGCGCTCAGGAAAGGGGCGCGGCTCCTTGCGGTCAGTTCGGTGGATTTTCTGACCGGTGGCGCTTCCGACCTGCAGGCCCTCGGCGGGCTCTGCCGGGAGGAGGGCCTCCTTTTCTGCGTCGATGCGATCCAGAGCCTCGGGGTGCTGCCGATCGATGTTCGCTCGTCAGGGATTCATTTCCTTGCGGCGGGGGGGCACAAGTGGCTCCTGGGTCCCCTGGGATGCGGGATGCTCTATGTGGACCAGGAAGCGGTCCGCCGGCTCCACCCGACGCAGATCGGCTGGAGGAGCGTCGAGAATGAAGAGGATTTTTTCAACATCCGTTACGAACTCAAATCCGGCGCCGCCAAACTCGAACCCGGTACGCCGAACGTCTCCGGCATCTACGCACTGGGCTCTGCCGTCGAACTCCTTCTGGAGGCGGGGATCGACGCGGTCCGACGCCGCATTTTCCATTTGAACGACCTTCTGGCTGCGGGGCTTTCGCAAAGGGGCCTCGAGATCGTGACCCCGATGTCTCCCCTCGAGCGTTCGGGCATCCTGACCTTCAGGCCGCGCGGGGACGCGCCGCCCCTCTTCAAGGCGATGCTGAAAGAGCGTGTGCTTGTCTCGGAGCGGGGAGGTCTGATCCGGCTCTCACCCCATTTCTACAACGACGAAGCCGATGCGGCGCGGTTTTTCGAGGTCCTCGACAGGCTTTCGTAG